The following proteins are co-located in the Nerophis ophidion isolate RoL-2023_Sa linkage group LG04, RoL_Noph_v1.0, whole genome shotgun sequence genome:
- the fam222ba gene encoding copia protein isoform X4, which yields MAGAGMLQQQIVFDGTEDKYDLWETRFLSRLHILKLKDTILREPTGEAAIAADPVKNADCYAQLVNALDDKSLSLIRHDGADDGRKALKLLREHYSGKSKPKILNLYTSLTTIKMEGNETVTDYMIRAENIISALRDAGENMSDGLLVATILNGLPDSFRPLAVHVTQNEDNLTFKDFKRRLRVYEESEKMRTTGPADSVMKTNTKQSKQGTKTHWKEGEATLTCYKCGEKGHIRTRYTKKVWCSHCKSNTHSESLCRKKGKDGARKVAEEKEDIDEEHQCFMAKHATDERPSVNVKKKGIMMDAGATSYIVNDIAKFKSFDNTFQPDTHSIELADGTKCSGMAQRRETALIYPLDNEGRQQRAQLQDALYIPTYPHDIFSVARATNGGATVTFKKGDSHMITKKGDRFDFYESEIDGEQSSAGGQERKNPPRVRRRPVRLQEYDMEDTADMQRWRP from the exons ATGGCCGGAGCAGGAATGCTACAACAGCAGATTGTCTTTGATGGAACAGAAGATAAGTATGATTTATGGGAAACAAGATTCCTCAGCCGTTTACACATCCTGAAGCTAAAAGACACCATTTTGAGAGAGCCCACTGGCGAGGCTGCCATAGCGGCAGATCCAGTGAAGAATGCAGATTGTTATGCTCAACTAGTGAACGCACTAGATGATAAGAGTCTATCATTGATAAGACATGACGGCGCCGATGATGGAAGGAAAGCCTTGAAATTATTAAGAGAACATTATTCTGGAAAGAGCAAGCCCAAGATTCTAAACCTGTACACTTCATTGACCACCATAAAAATGGAAGGTAATGAGACTGTGACTGATTATATGATAAGGGCTGAGAATATAATTTCAGCTCTTCGTGATGCAGGAGAGAACATGAGTGACGGGCTGCTTGTGGCTACCATTTTGAATGGACTGCCAGACTCATTCAGACCACTTGCTGTCCACGTTACACAAAATGAGGACAACTTGACATTCAAAGACTTCAAGAGAAGACTGAGGGTTTATGAAGAGTCTGAGAAGATGAGGACAACCGGACCTGCAGACAGTGTGATGAAGACTAACACAAAGCAAAGCAAACAAGGCACCAAGACACACTGGAAGGAAGGGGAAGCCACTCTGACATGTTACAAATGTGGAGAAAAAGGACATATCAGAACCAGGTATACCAAGAAAGTGTGGTGCAGTCACTGCAAGAGTAACACACACTCAGAGTCTCTATGCAGGAAAAAGGGAAAAGACGGAGCCAGAAAAGTTGCAGAAGAAAAGGAGGACATCGACGAAGAGCACCAATGTTTCATGGCCAAGCATGCAACAGACGAGAGGCCATCTGTCAACGTCAAGAAGAAAGGGATAATGATGGACGCCGGAGCGACATCCTATATTGTGAACGACATCGCCAAGTTCAAGAGCTTTGACAACACATTCCAGCCCGACACCCATTCTATCGAGCTGGCGGATGGGACCAAGTGCAGTGGGATGGCGCAACGCAGAGAGACGGCGCTGATCTATCCACTAGACAATGAAGGACGCCAACAAAGAGCGCAGCTGCAGGATGCATTGTATATACCGACCTACCCACACGACATCTTCTCAGTGGCAAGGGCAACAAACGGTGGGGCGACAGTGACATTCAAGAAGGGAGACAGCCACATGATCACCAAGAAAGGGGACAGGTTCGACTTCTATGAGAGTG AGATTGACGGTGAACAGTCTAGCGCTGGGGGTCAGGAAAGAAAGAACCCACCTAGAGTTAGGAGAAGGCCTGTGCGCCTACAGGAATATGACATGGAAGACACAGCAGACATG cagcgctggagaccatga
- the fam222ba gene encoding copia protein isoform X1, giving the protein MAGAGMLQQQIVFDGTEDKYDLWETRFLSRLHILKLKDTILREPTGEAAIAADPVKNADCYAQLVNALDDKSLSLIRHDGADDGRKALKLLREHYSGKSKPKILNLYTSLTTIKMEGNETVTDYMIRAENIISALRDAGENMSDGLLVATILNGLPDSFRPLAVHVTQNEDNLTFKDFKRRLRVYEESEKMRTTGPADSVMKTNTKQSKQGTKTHWKEGEATLTCYKCGEKGHIRTRYTKKVWCSHCKSNTHSESLCRKKGKDGARKVAEEKEDIDEEHQCFMAKHATDERPSVNVKKKGIMMDAGATSYIVNDIAKFKSFDNTFQPDTHSIELADGTKCSGMAQRRETALIYPLDNEGRQQRAQLQDALYIPTYPHDIFSVARATNGGATVTFKKGDSHMITKKGDRFDFYESGNLFYLPTVQKNVDKCNMCHDMQTWHEILGHCNYEDVQKLMGVVRGMKIRGSAARPTQLCEICAKGKFTQTRNREPDRKATEPLQLVHTDLAGPMRNPSLEGHKYAQSFTDDYSGAMTVYFLKCKSDAVHATERFLADSAPFGEVKCLRSDNGTEFTSKEFKALLTKNKIKHETSAPYSPHQNGTAERSWRTLYEMGRCMLFDSELPDKMWNYAVQTAAYVRNRCYSKRTKKTPYEMLTGKRPDMSKLQKFGTVCFAYTQEKGKLDPRCEQGRFIGYDKNSPAYLVYYPDIEMVQKHRLVKFTNKTVNEKETQTHGPHTEYQDREVHPRFLDSEENNDEKMGNASGQSVKDDVSVSEIDGEQSSAGGQERKNPPRVRRRPVRLQEYDMEDTADMQRWRP; this is encoded by the exons ATGGCCGGAGCAGGAATGCTACAACAGCAGATTGTCTTTGATGGAACAGAAGATAAGTATGATTTATGGGAAACAAGATTCCTCAGCCGTTTACACATCCTGAAGCTAAAAGACACCATTTTGAGAGAGCCCACTGGCGAGGCTGCCATAGCGGCAGATCCAGTGAAGAATGCAGATTGTTATGCTCAACTAGTGAACGCACTAGATGATAAGAGTCTATCATTGATAAGACATGACGGCGCCGATGATGGAAGGAAAGCCTTGAAATTATTAAGAGAACATTATTCTGGAAAGAGCAAGCCCAAGATTCTAAACCTGTACACTTCATTGACCACCATAAAAATGGAAGGTAATGAGACTGTGACTGATTATATGATAAGGGCTGAGAATATAATTTCAGCTCTTCGTGATGCAGGAGAGAACATGAGTGACGGGCTGCTTGTGGCTACCATTTTGAATGGACTGCCAGACTCATTCAGACCACTTGCTGTCCACGTTACACAAAATGAGGACAACTTGACATTCAAAGACTTCAAGAGAAGACTGAGGGTTTATGAAGAGTCTGAGAAGATGAGGACAACCGGACCTGCAGACAGTGTGATGAAGACTAACACAAAGCAAAGCAAACAAGGCACCAAGACACACTGGAAGGAAGGGGAAGCCACTCTGACATGTTACAAATGTGGAGAAAAAGGACATATCAGAACCAGGTATACCAAGAAAGTGTGGTGCAGTCACTGCAAGAGTAACACACACTCAGAGTCTCTATGCAGGAAAAAGGGAAAAGACGGAGCCAGAAAAGTTGCAGAAGAAAAGGAGGACATCGACGAAGAGCACCAATGTTTCATGGCCAAGCATGCAACAGACGAGAGGCCATCTGTCAACGTCAAGAAGAAAGGGATAATGATGGACGCCGGAGCGACATCCTATATTGTGAACGACATCGCCAAGTTCAAGAGCTTTGACAACACATTCCAGCCCGACACCCATTCTATCGAGCTGGCGGATGGGACCAAGTGCAGTGGGATGGCGCAACGCAGAGAGACGGCGCTGATCTATCCACTAGACAATGAAGGACGCCAACAAAGAGCGCAGCTGCAGGATGCATTGTATATACCGACCTACCCACACGACATCTTCTCAGTGGCAAGGGCAACAAACGGTGGGGCGACAGTGACATTCAAGAAGGGAGACAGCCACATGATCACCAAGAAAGGGGACAGGTTCGACTTCTATGAGAGTGGTAATCTGTTTTACTTACCAACTGTACAGAAAAATGTAGATAAATGCAATATGTGCCACGACATGCAAACCTGGCATGAGATATTGGGTCACTGCAATTATGAGGATGTACAAAAATTAATGGGGGTGGTAAGAGGTATGAAAATCAGAGGGAGTGCGGCCAGGCCAACACAGCTGTGTGAAATATGTGCAAAGGGTAAATTCACACAGACAAGAAATAGAGAACCAGACAGAAAGGCTACAGAGCCCCTACAACTGGTACATACAGATTTAGCCGGTCCTATGAGAAACCCAAGCTTAGAAGGTCACAAATATGCACAATCCTTTACGGATGACTATTCAGGTGCTATGACTGTATATTTTCTCAAATGCAAAAGTGATGCAGTACACGCTACAGAAAGGTTCTTAGCAGACTCCGCCCCTTTTGGGGAAGTTAAATGTCTACGTTCGGATAATGGTACTGAATTTACGAGCAAGGAATTCAAAGCACTGTTAACCAAAAATAAGATTAAGCACGAGACATCTGCACCCTATTCGCCGCACCAAAATGGCACGGCAGAGAGAAGTTGGCGAACCCTCTATGAGATGGGCAGGTGTATGCTTTTTGACAGTGAACTACCAGACAAAATGTGGAATTATGCTGTACAGACAGCTGCCTATGTGCGAAATAGATGTTACAGTAAACGCACAAAGAAAACACCTTATGAGATGCTCACAGGCAAGAGGCCAGACATGTCCAAACTTCAAAAATTTGGAACGGTGTGTTTTGCATACACGCAGGAGAAAGGGAAGTTAGATCCCAGATGTGAGCAGGGTCGTTTTATCGGGTACGACAAGAACAGCCCAGCTTATCTTGTGTATTATCCAGACATAGAAATGGTCCAAAAACACAGGCTAGTGAAATTTACAAACAAGACAGTCAAcgaaaaagaaacacaaacacatGGGCCACACACTGAGTATCAGGACAGAGAGGTACACCCCAGGTTCCTTGACAGTGAGGAAAATAATGATGAAAAAATGGGAAACGCATCAGGTCAAAGTGTTAAAGATGATGTTTCTGTTTCAGAGATTGACGGTGAACAGTCTAGCGCTGGGGGTCAGGAAAGAAAGAACCCACCTAGAGTTAGGAGAAGGCCTGTGCGCCTACAGGAATATGACATGGAAGACACAGCAGACATG cagcgctggagaccatga
- the fam222ba gene encoding copia protein isoform X2, giving the protein MAGAGMLQQQIVFDGTEDKYDLWETRFLSRLHILKLKDTILREPTGEAAIAADPVKNADCYAQLVNALDDKSLSLIRHDGADDGRKALKLLREHYSGKSKPKILNLYTSLTTIKMEGNETVTDYMIRAENIISALRDAGENMSDGLLVATILNGLPDSFRPLAVHVTQNEDNLTFKDFKRRLRVYEESEKMRTTGPADSVMKTNTKQSKQGTKTHWKEGEATLTCYKCGEKGHIRTRYTKKVWCSHCKSNTHSESLCRKKGKDGARKVAEEKEDIDEEHQCFMAKHATDERPSVNVKKKGIMMDAGATSYIVNDIAKFKSFDNTFQPDTHSIELADGTKCSGMAQRRETALIYPLDNEGRQQRAQLQDALYIPTYPHDIFSVARATNGGATVTFKKGDSHMITKKGDRFDFYESEIDGEQSSAGGQERKNPPRVRRRPVRLQEYDMEDTADMVTSVDSCYRAVCDIPQNYQEAIRSTRSQQWINAMNDEMRSLKENDTFKITQLPPGKKAVGGRRVYTLKSNTDGSDKCKARFVAKGYSQKQGIDYEETFSPTAEMTTVRVIMQKAVQEDLVLHQMDVITAYLHAPTDCEIYLEQPEGYEKKSKTGEKLVCKLEKSLYGLKQSGRNWNSLLHAYLTENGFDQNLADNCQYTRETEKEKVILIVWVDDLIIPANNEEVVKNVKVILTERFKMKDLGKLNNFLGIDFKQSEDQVTMSQHKYVNKILSRFGMQDCKARETPCESKLEYTENAV; this is encoded by the exons ATGGCCGGAGCAGGAATGCTACAACAGCAGATTGTCTTTGATGGAACAGAAGATAAGTATGATTTATGGGAAACAAGATTCCTCAGCCGTTTACACATCCTGAAGCTAAAAGACACCATTTTGAGAGAGCCCACTGGCGAGGCTGCCATAGCGGCAGATCCAGTGAAGAATGCAGATTGTTATGCTCAACTAGTGAACGCACTAGATGATAAGAGTCTATCATTGATAAGACATGACGGCGCCGATGATGGAAGGAAAGCCTTGAAATTATTAAGAGAACATTATTCTGGAAAGAGCAAGCCCAAGATTCTAAACCTGTACACTTCATTGACCACCATAAAAATGGAAGGTAATGAGACTGTGACTGATTATATGATAAGGGCTGAGAATATAATTTCAGCTCTTCGTGATGCAGGAGAGAACATGAGTGACGGGCTGCTTGTGGCTACCATTTTGAATGGACTGCCAGACTCATTCAGACCACTTGCTGTCCACGTTACACAAAATGAGGACAACTTGACATTCAAAGACTTCAAGAGAAGACTGAGGGTTTATGAAGAGTCTGAGAAGATGAGGACAACCGGACCTGCAGACAGTGTGATGAAGACTAACACAAAGCAAAGCAAACAAGGCACCAAGACACACTGGAAGGAAGGGGAAGCCACTCTGACATGTTACAAATGTGGAGAAAAAGGACATATCAGAACCAGGTATACCAAGAAAGTGTGGTGCAGTCACTGCAAGAGTAACACACACTCAGAGTCTCTATGCAGGAAAAAGGGAAAAGACGGAGCCAGAAAAGTTGCAGAAGAAAAGGAGGACATCGACGAAGAGCACCAATGTTTCATGGCCAAGCATGCAACAGACGAGAGGCCATCTGTCAACGTCAAGAAGAAAGGGATAATGATGGACGCCGGAGCGACATCCTATATTGTGAACGACATCGCCAAGTTCAAGAGCTTTGACAACACATTCCAGCCCGACACCCATTCTATCGAGCTGGCGGATGGGACCAAGTGCAGTGGGATGGCGCAACGCAGAGAGACGGCGCTGATCTATCCACTAGACAATGAAGGACGCCAACAAAGAGCGCAGCTGCAGGATGCATTGTATATACCGACCTACCCACACGACATCTTCTCAGTGGCAAGGGCAACAAACGGTGGGGCGACAGTGACATTCAAGAAGGGAGACAGCCACATGATCACCAAGAAAGGGGACAGGTTCGACTTCTATGAGAGTG AGATTGACGGTGAACAGTCTAGCGCTGGGGGTCAGGAAAGAAAGAACCCACCTAGAGTTAGGAGAAGGCCTGTGCGCCTACAGGAATATGACATGGAAGACACAGCAGACATGGTAACTAGTGTAGACTCGTGTTATAGAGCAGTTTGCGACATACCACAAAATTACCAGGAAGCCATACGATCAACCAGGTCACAGCAATGGATAAATGCAATGAATGACGAAATGCGGTCACTAAAAGAGAATGATACATTCAAAATCACTCAGTTACCACCAGGCAAAAAGGCAGTGGGGGGTAGACGGGTGTATACACTCAAGAGTAATACAGATGGGTCAGATAAGTGTAAAGCAAGATTTGTTGCAAAAGGTTATAGCCAAAAACAAGGCATCGATTATGAGGAAACATTCTCGCCTACTGCTGAAATGACAACAGTCAGAGTAATCATGCAAAAAGCAGTGCAGGAAGATCTAGTTTTACATCAAATGGATGTGATAACCGCATACCTACACGCACCAACTGACTGTGAGATTTATCTCGAACAACCTGAAGGTTATGAGAAAAAGTCAAAAACAGGAGAGAAGCTAGTATGCAAATTAGAGAAGTCCTTATATGGTCTCAAGCAGTCAGGTCGAAACTGGAATTCTCTTTTGCATGCATATCTCACGGAAAACGGTTTTGATCAAAATCTTGCTGATAACTGCCAATACACAAGGGAAACAGAAAAGGAAAAAGTGATTTTGATTGTGTGGGTAGATGATCTGATAATTCCTGCAAACAATGAGGAGGTTGTGAAAAATGTCAAAGTGATTCTCACTGAGAGATTTAAAATGAAAGACCTGGGGAAGTTAAACAATTTTCTAGGGATTGATTTTAAACAGTCAGAGGACCAAGTCACAATGTCACAACACAAGTATGTAAACAAAATCCTCTCCAGATTTGGGATGCAGGATTGTAAGGCCAGAGAGACCCCATGCGAGTCAAAACTCGAGTACACAGAAAATGCTGTATAA